Within Enoplosus armatus isolate fEnoArm2 chromosome 1, fEnoArm2.hap1, whole genome shotgun sequence, the genomic segment TTCCTCACAATATAATCAGCGGTGCACATTAGCTACTTGGGATCAAAAGCCAGCATTTGCCACAGCTTGGTACATTAGAACTACAGGAAATCACAAAGAAGAAATCCAACTGCGAGTTGTAACCATGTTTAATTTTTACAGAGCTGTGCTTGTTGTCAACATTTAGCtccaaacatttgaaatattacatTGAACACTCGGGTTTGAATATCATTAAAATAAGAGATCATGGGGGCGAGAGGGAGTATCACAGCACATGCATGTCAGTGGATTCATTTGTGGAATTCAAGCAGGAAATTGTAGGTTGTGTTTTTTAGGGTTCATTAACCCAATAGTCAAACATGCTAATGTCAGACAATAAAAAAGACTTTGTTCCTTTTAATTCCATTAATTGTGCTCATCTAACCTCAGCCTCTGAGCCGTCCACTGGGATCATCCCTTCCCACTGAGttcaaagtgacaaaatgaGCTCTTGCACAACCAGTCTTCTGTTGACAAAAAGATAAGCACATGTGTACTGAATGTCATACTGAATAGGACAGCGTGCAGGACTGTATGGCGACAATGTGACAAACTTCTGATGCTGTTAGATAAACCATAAAATCAAATTTTTTGGTTGAAACTGCTGACCCAGTTTGGATTTTATTCATCAGTGCACATGAGTGTGTACAGGCTGCAGCAACTCAAGGGTCATATTTTGCCTGAAAATAAGGTAAGCACAAGACTTATGCTAAGTATATAATAAAAGAGAAGATTTTTGATTAAACAGGCTAAATGTAAAGTGATATTATATAGTCAATCGTTGAGTCACTGATAACAAATCATTTGATCTAATAATTGCTCAAACctaaaacataaatgtaaaatcCTATATCCTGGTTTTCTATGTACCATCATTTACAGTTAGATGTTATTATTTGTATTGAAAACTACTATTTACTGTAGCTATTAGAGGCATATCCAGTTATTCAGTTATCCTCAGGATTTATACTTAATAAATCACAACTTGCATGTTCAACttgcttgtttttcaaatttcattAGTTGACAAAACTActgcataaaaaaataaatctgcattaTCATTTCTGATGTTCTGAAGCAGGATTTTCACTTTGCATTCCCAAATAACTCCCATATACATGCGTTGTTTCAATATATTCTTTTTCTCTGGTCCATATTTGATGGTTCTCTCTTAAACTAATTAACTTTTCATTAATGATGGTGGAAGCTGAAAGCACATGGTGACTGTGTGAAAACTTTGATAGAGCTGTTTATCTTACCAAATTTCCAGaaattgtgtgaatgtgatgtgGCTTTAAGAAACCTAGGAATGTATGAATAGAAGTTTTTGCCAGACGTCAAAAAGGTATGCATGGAAATTTCAATATGGTCTAATGTGACTGCTTCAGAATCACATAATCAATTTAAAGTCTTACTTCCTTGTTTTGTAGATCACAGCAATGGCAGGCTCACCCAGTCCTCTGACCACCCATGTGCTGAATACTGCGATGGGTGTCCCTGGCTCGAACATGGCCCTCAGTCTCTATCAACAAGACCCCTCCACTAATTCCTGGAGTCTGATAACCACAGGGTAAAAACATGAGCCAAAACAGCCATATGCAAAATACCACACATATAATCACAGTATGATTATaggaaaatctcaaatattacTACTGTACAAGGTATATCTTTGTTCATAGGTCTTCATATTTTTTCTCAACAGGACCACTAATGATGATGGACGTTGTCCAGGACTcatcacaaaacaaatgtttacatcTGGAGtgtataaaatgcattttgagaCTGCTCAGTACTGGGAGAGTATGGGAGAGACCTCCTTTTACCCATATGTTGAGGTGAGGAAAGGCTTAAAATGTTATGTGTTGACGTGACGTTAATATCCTCAGCTTCCATCCTCAGGTATACTGCTGCTTTATTTGCTagtgttgtgttgtgatgtgTTCCCATATTTTTGTAACTAGATCAGTGGCATATGATGCTGTTAACAATGAGTCTTACTTTAATTGTTGATCtctttcatgtttgttgttttgttgcagatTGCCTTCACTATAAAAGACCCTGGCCAAAAGTACCACGTTCCTCTGCTCCTGAGTCGTTTCTCTTATAGTACATACAGAGGGAGCTAGAGATCAAGTGATGAACCATCTGAAGCTACCACCATCTATCAGGCAGAGGCAACTGACAAGACACAATGCTCCTCCCTTCCATTTGAATAATGATGTTATAATCAATATAACTTTTTTGCAATTAAACATTAACCTATTAAATAAGGTGTTTATTGTCAaatgtctttctcttctgtAAACTTTGTAAACATGCATGTGAATCCATCTGCTAATATTtcttcaaaacagcagcattccTGTATTTTATACTAAATGGAACTGTCTAAAActcacattttgtacattttgtacaaataccattaaataaatgatattaCATGTACTCTCAAAAAGAGGACCCTACCAAACCCTGTCAATTCCTGTGACACTTGAGGCCATCCCCATCTTCAACATCATTAGCCTACTTATTGgttataatattaaataaatcGGTCTATAATATGAGAAATGAGCACATAGCTGAACTATAATTAACAGTGACTTTATATATTTCCACAAATTCATAAATCTTCTGTccagtaaaagtacattttcttatGCGAGCTTTACTCTGTGCTCGATTTCATTACCCTGAATGTTGGATCGGTTTTATCGATGTTGATTACACTCCCCTGAGCTAGGAAGGGCCTTGCCTCTGATGGGAGTTTAGAGTGCATTACATTGCGTTTCTTCATCCCTTTTTCAGTCTTCGAGGTCTGTATTATTTTCCTAAACCATGGCAGACGACGAATTGGAAGCAATTAGGAGGCAAAGAATGGCGGAACTACAGGCAAAGCACGGGGTAAGGACAAAACATGAGCTGGGAAGCGTGTTTGCGCCCGCCTTATAAGGAGATGCTGAGTTCAGTATGCTGCTAGCTAATGTAGCTAAACCAGTCACAACTAACTGTCACTGCGGGGATATACATAGAACATACAATGTAAATGAACTGTAATTAACTCGGTAATTCGCGAAATAAATCACAGTAATAACCAATAATCATGCCATTGGCACTGCTAACTTCGTTTCGACTACACAGTGCACACCCCTCTGACGATGACAGCGTTATGCTAGCTGAGCAAAATTGAAAAAcgagtttttaaaaaatgattgatGGTGTTTTTGGCCAAATTCACACGTAGACAGTAGACTGGTGAGCTTAGTTTGGGTTGAGTATTTTCTTAGATTATCTGTTGTTATACTATTAAGTGAGAACAGTTTAATGAACAAAAGTGTTTCTTTACTACATAATGAACTGAACAAACAGTAACATGTAACTGTTTTGTTATATGACAGTAATAGATATATATTTGTAGTATAACAAAACAATGATATGGTGGCATCCTTTAtgagtaaaatgtgaaaatctggGTTAAAGCAGATTTCAATCAGTGCTGTGAGGTCTCAGCTCATtgaacacacatatacaatgCTCattgatgtttatgtttaaaagCTAATATTAGCTGATAAATTGTTATAGGATCTTgtaaactctcaaatattgatCAATATCAGCCTCAGTAATCCAGTATTGGTTGTGCTTTAGCGCTCAGGGCTCTTGattccttcctttcttcatctttcagtTCTTGAACCAAACTAAAAATTTTCACAGACTTAAATTCAGAATTGGCTGCAGTATTTGTAAAGAAATGTTTCAGGGGATGTGCCAAATTCCCATGAAAAACAGCATACCATGCGGGTTTGGTTTTGATTATGGACAACATTGTAATATATTAATAAGAAACGTCATAACAGACTTTGTCAAGTATAGAACGAAGAAAGAAGAACAATCCTGGACTTATCATTAGTATTTGTACTACCAACCTTAACAAGATGGATACAGACATACAAGCCAAATAGTACGTTCTAGTCTGAAACGTGATTGAATCTTTGCTTAAGAAAacttaatcgattaatcaaacCAAAGTTTTATCAAGAGAAGCATGGGGAATCTCATTTTGATAGTTATTAAACAAGTTTGTGAGGCCGTTAAGGGAACATTGGCTGGTATGAAATCCTTTTCCTTATCAGGTTATATATCTTCCAGATAGTTTAATGCAGAAATACAACCTGTATGTGATGGTTCTGTCTCACATATTCTTTCAGGATTCTTCAAATAATCAGCAAGGAGAGGAGGCCAAGCAAAGGTAAGATTCATTTAAAAGCATACATGTACTTTATAGTGATTTAATTTTACttatatacagtagttttaCTTATATACAGTGCAAACTCTTTATTACTCAAATAAATATACTTTAGATTAAAGAACATCTGTGCACTGAATTATTTACAAACTAGTTAAAGAAAGTTATGAACGCTAACAATATTAAACCTGCCAGTGTAGCTGTAGGACCAAGCTGGTGTTCTGATGGGTTGACAgtttaataaatgaaattttctgttttatttttactggtCTCAGTACTAGATCCAAACAGTAGTAGGTAGTGCTGTGGTATGTGATGATAATGTTACTTTTTattcacagagagacagacatgaggaACTCTATATTGGCTCAAGTTCTCGACCAGTCTGCTCGGGCCAGATGTAAGTATGCCATCAGGTTTATTGTGCTCCATTGAAACTGTAttgtgtgatgaatgtgttgTTATGTATACCTATAAATACCACACACGTGAACACAAAGTggtaaaatcattttcttttttcagtgaGCAATCTTGCTTTGGTGAAGCCAGAGAAGGCCCAAGCAGTTGAAAACTATCTAATTCAAATGGCTCGTTTTGGAAAGTTAGGAGGAAAGGTAAGAAAATGACCTGAGATGCTTGGAGCACTAATTGTCTGTTGTTGATATTCTTCCACATGCCAGCAGTGCAATGAAtggattttctcttttgtcagATTTCGGAGTCAGGCTTGATCGAGATTCTAGAAAACGTCAGCCAGCAAACAGATAAGAAGACAACTGTCAAAGTAAGTTCCACTGAAATGTCACCCATGTTTGATTCATTATCTGTCACTTGTCCTGCTTGTCTTATCTTACATCATTAATGCTCTATACTCTGTCAGTTCAACAGACGGAAGGTGATGGACTCagatgacgacgatgatgattACTAACTTCAAACTGGAGCCCTGGGATGAGCCAAGAAATCGGGAGAGGATATACTTTACTG encodes:
- the pdcd5 gene encoding programmed cell death protein 5, whose product is MADDELEAIRRQRMAELQAKHGDSSNNQQGEEAKQRETDMRNSILAQVLDQSARARLSNLALVKPEKAQAVENYLIQMARFGKLGGKISESGLIEILENVSQQTDKKTTVKFNRRKVMDSDDDDDDY
- the uraha gene encoding 5-hydroxyisourate hydrolase, which codes for MSVYRLQQLKGHILPENKITAMAGSPSPLTTHVLNTAMGVPGSNMALSLYQQDPSTNSWSLITTGTTNDDGRCPGLITKQMFTSGVYKMHFETAQYWESMGETSFYPYVEIAFTIKDPGQKYHVPLLLSRFSYSTYRGS